The Hordeum vulgare subsp. vulgare chromosome 4H, MorexV3_pseudomolecules_assembly, whole genome shotgun sequence genomic interval ttgtcatactcatcgacatgcaagtcgtgaaacctattacaataacatgatcatctcatacatcatacatgaaacatcacaactttggccatatcacatcacatgtcaaaccctgcaaaaacaagttagacgtcctctaattgttgttgcaagtttacgtggctgatttgggtttctagcaagaacgccttcttacctacgtgacagccacaatgatgatattccaaagctatttacccttcataaggacccttttcatcaaatccaatccgactagagtaggagagacagacacccgctagccacctttatgcacggtgtgcatgtctgtcggtggaaccagtctcacctaagcgtacgtgtaaagtcggtccgggccgcttcatcccacaataccgccggaaaataataagactagtagcgtcaagcaaattgacaaatcattgcccacaacttttgtgttctactcgtacatagaatctacgcatagaaaacctggctcggatgccactgaagggtaacatagcataaattcaaaattttcctacgcatattcagatcttcctatggagagaccagcaacgagagaggggtagagcatcttcatacctttgaagatcgctaagcggaagcgttctagaacgcggttgatggagtcatactcacagcgattccgatctagtgtcgaactacggcacgtgcagcccggtgacgtctcctgcaccttgatccagcaaggaggagggagaggttggggaagaactccagcagcacgacggcgtggtgtcggtggagagacgaggtctcctggcagggcttcgccaagcaccggcagagaagaggaggaagaagggcagggctgcgccgagagagaggcaaaagcctgatctccaatggccaaaagtgcccactatatataggggagggaggggctgcgcccccttgagggtttccctctcctggggggggcagccctagatggggctggtgcggcggccaaggggggaggaggggtgtggcgcacccctggtgggccttaggcccacctggcttagggtttgcccccccccttttctctcccccatgcATTGgggtgagtggggaggcgcaccagcccacctaggggctggttcccttccccgcttggcccaccttacctcccggggttgttgccccccatcggtggacccccgggccacctccggtggtcccggtacgttaccggtgatgcccgaaacacttccggtatccgaaaccatccgtcctatatattaatctttacctccggaccattccggagctcctcgtgacgtccgagatctcattcgggactccgaacaactttcgataacctcgtataacaattccctataaccctagcatcatcgaaccttaagtgtgtagaccctacgggttcgggagacaagcagacatgaccgagatgcctctctggacaataaccatcagcggggtctggatacccatggtggctcccacttgctccacgatgatctcatcggatgaaccacgatgtcaaggattcaatcaatcccgtataggattccctttgtctgtcggtatagaacttgcccgagattcgatcatcggtatacctataccttgttcaatctcgttaccggtaagtctctttactcgttccgtagcacgtcatcgtgtgactaactccttagttacattgagctcatgatgatgttctaccgagtgggcccagatatacctcttcgtcacacggagtgacaaatccctatctcgattcgtactaacccaacagacactttcggaggtacccgtagtgcacctttatagtcacccaattacgttgtgacgtttgatacacccaaagcactcctacggtatccgggagttgcacaatctcacggtcgaaggaaaagatacttgacattagaaaagcttttagcatacgaacaatacgatctagtgatatgcttaggattgggtcttgtccatcacatcattctcccaatgatgtgatcccgttatcaatgacatctaatgcccatgatcaggaaaccatgatcatctattgactaacgagctagccaactagaggcttgctagggacacattgtgatctatttattcacacatgtattactgtttcctgttaatacaattatagcatgaacaatagacgattatcatgaacaaggaaatatgataataaccattttattattgcttctagggcatatttccaacagatatcacaacacaacactagacacaaataaaacaacatcagcttcatattacaagccaggggcctcgagggctagaatacgaaagctcgataaacacacgagtcagcggaagcaacaatatctgagtacaaacatagaacatggggtgccttagagaagtctagcacaaaagatacaacgatcgaatgaggcgaggcctcctgcctaggaacctcctaactactcctgatcatcagcggcctccacgtagtagtaggcaccgtcggggtagcagtcgtcgtcggtggggacctccatctcctgggctccaacatctggtcgcaacaacgaatcaaggggacaaagggggagcaaagcagcggtgagtactcatccaaagtactcgcaagacttacatcagaactatgctaactatgcatcaatatcaaagaaggggttttatatgtggactgactgcagcaaagcaagaatagagagaaggcctagtcctatcgaagactagcatcttcagggtcttgcagcaacagacgagagtaaaacaaggtaacacaattaatagtcatattgttgcagcaatattaaagtgaggtcacgcctagagatcctccctcgattccctacgaggaagcaatcacGAGGCAACTACTTCcacttaagtaacaattgtagttgtataagatcagggcacaactccaagtcgtcctgtaaccttggacacgactatttgaatagttaattttcatccctgcacgggtgcaccacatgtcccgtcacgctcgataacactctggccggacacacttttctgggtcctgcccggcctcggaatatcgacacgtcgcagacccacctaagactaatcaaagaggccagcccgccggtccaaatcctaagcgcaaagggttcatgggcccagttcccctccgcgctcctacacgatgcgagggcggccgacgtcagtcctagcatcccttaatcacaagcgcaatgcatctcggggccactcgggcgcgcgccactacgttgctgacatctgaaaagcttcggctgatattgcgacgccgagtacccataattcttcccgcgtagccggttagtgcgaaaaggtctccaaccaacccagatcaaacaccAAATCCAttgacattttaattaggccatcaacacaatctcgcgggaatccacccgtcttacaactaattaccaatgatcccagtaacatggtcgagtaactgtgtggttgtaacatcggggggaatccgaggtatcacccttgttggatatcgaacgatgtatccatcaaggtgggcttagaggaatcaccctcgggggtcccacacttgaggggttgcgcgacagaggcatcgtcgggaatggtgaaagaggaatcaccctcgataaccacgaccgactagctatactacagatatatcataaagagtacttagcgaggtgtcaccctcggtacctgatagtatctttgtagcgtcgtacaactaagggggatgtatgtgttgtgtcgggtctggctcgtcgattagggatcgagatttgcaaacaagcggggcaactgaactacggggtcagaggggatgactgctccacctatactaagcagattaaaggtacaggactgaaagtagcagttcatcaaaaacaggctatgcatcagatataggagctaactacaacaatagcaaaatactaatgcaagcagtaggaagaaagacataggcgatataggaatgatcaagggggtttgcttgcctcgctgctctgcggcaaaggactgatcggcagggtcgtagatgtacccggcagcagcgtcagtctcggggtctactagtaagaagagggggaagaaacaataaataatagcaacggtgcaacacaatgcatgacatggcaagatgcacactagacatgagctaacgcaacaacatccgtcatagacgggtcggaagaatatgtgacgatatctttcgggtctcgggctactaccggacagatggaaaacgatggaaatgttccatgtttgctatgctagggacgcgtgacagacgagtgGACCGTGTATcccggttcgtctcgttctgctgatcaactttcatgttgaaagtattttgttctgacttacagattaattaatattaatttttaaagttttattcaataattaggaattaaaaacagatttaaataatttaataaatacgattatgacatcagcatgatgtcacgctgacatcagcagttgactggtcaactgaccggtgggtcccgaacgtcatagacacaagttttaattaagattaaatattaattaatcatattaatttagtgggggacccatgtatcatactctaattattctaattacacaattaactaattaactaatatatctatttatttatttaataaaaacattattttttatttttatattttaattttcgcCTATCTTAaagagagggtgtggggcctccctgtcatagacagcggggtgggttggccccaccggtaagtggcttaggccaaaAACACATATTTCCTACATACACGTATTAtccatatacctacatacataaatacatacatcgtgcatctcatacatacaaaatacgtacgacatttatacatacatacatacatacgcaaataaatcgtttatttttatttctctcaaaGATTCTCTCTCTCCAACCTCTGTGCTTAACAAAGAACCCAACATCACAAAGAGAGGGACACATCTCCAAGATCACCTACGcgaacctaacggcgtcggatcggaacgccgtttgccggaacggaaccgggacgggcgaggaaggagatggtgggaggagcccgaggaggggctcaccgacgttgacgagagggcccggtgaagctggagttctcgtgaggcggaggtgacggcgaggcgGAGGACGAACCAGTGACGGTGGTGACGGCGGTGGTAGTGTCGGAGAGGTCGTTCCCGGCGAGGAgagtcgccgagaggggcccggtggaggaggggccccgggatggagccgcgCGACGGGGAGCTCCGGCCGGCGAGATGGGGTTCCTGGGGGTGTTCGGCCGGGGGTGGGGAAGGGGCTCGGGTGGAGGTGGTGCCGCGGGGGAGAGGGGCTCGGTCCCTGGGAGGCTCCTCTCGGCTCGAGGTgggaggagccgaggggaggaggggcacggggCCGACGAGGGGGGATGCGGGAGGCTGCGGGAGGCGAGGTGGGGTGCTAGCTGCCGATCTGGGAGGCTATGGGGCGGTTCGGTGCGTGTGAGAAGGAGCCGAGGGGAGGGGAGTCTCTCGGTCTCCACGGAGGGTTGGTGGGGAATCGGGAGGAGCAGGGAGGCGTCGGTGGGGAGTGGGGGTGTAGCGAGAGGGAGCGCCGGGTTTGGGGACACGTGGGGGTCGCTGGGGGTAGGGACCCCCTCGAGGGGTTGGTGGCGACCGAGTGGCgggagcccctggcggcggcggcggggggggggagcGAGGGGAGCCGGGTCggtcgctagggttccccccgcgGGTGGCTGTGGCCTGGCCGGgtgggccactaggcccagttgggccacggggtctccttgttttttttctttatatTATTACTTCTAATTCTTTTTATTATCTAAtttgatttactttcttttataatttattgtatatacttttaattctttctttaatttatttattttcatttactatctttcttttatttatttgatttaaagctccacttttaaatatattgggattatcaatAATTCTAAAAGTGCGTGATTCATTTTTATACTTCAATAGGTAATCTTTATAACTCCCCTGACATTTTTATTTTCACAACCGAAATCTTTTCTCGTTTGACTCCATAATAAAGCTTCGAATTATGATTCGATTCCAACCAACAcaagatcattgatataattaacgatgacgtggcatcattagcaagGGATcattgtcgcttaattacaatcatcactgtagcaaaagtcgaggatgtcacaggtatatataggcatctcccaaaattcaaccgttacaacattattgtccaactcggtgacactgaaattaatctcggtggtaccgagttgcactaaatgtggcaacttttgaattctcggtgggaccaatatatgaatctcggtggtaccgatacgatgacctaggacAGTTTTCCAATTTTCGGTGAGACTGATTTGAAAAAACAGAATTTTCGATTCTTGAAATTGACATAccaaaaagttggtcacatgctttcggtggcacctatatgaaacttggtggtaccgagagattagtgtttggcataggatttgtcactgaaaaaatcggtagggccaaaaTGCAATTCTTGGTGGCATCAATTTTTTTGTGAAGGCTTCAGAtagagatatttgtgggagaaatgttaagtatttttggtggctacctctaagcactcgagcaaccaattcatcataatacctcaaccttttaatagtattggctttcctatggactaaaaaatgatttctcacaaatgtaaaatgtagagtcctcttgcttgaagcttgagccaatcatattcctttctttgcatcaaggggtttctcctcacaattcttatcatggaggacgaggaggacgacgacacgtgaagacgatgacgacattcAAGACGACCACGGTTACGGTGTTTAatctatccttttgagtttaattcaagtttaaattgtgTACAAAACAAGTTTGAATGGTTTTAGATTTATGTAAATGTTTAATTATGATTTATGTAAATGCACAGTTGCCCTCCACGTCAGTTGGTCCACCTGGGCGGCCAGAAACAGCGGAGCACAACAGAAGAAACGGCCATGTGGGGCCCGAGATACAGAGTGTGCGTGCATCCTtcatcctcctccaccaccactccTCCCCTGTTTCCGCTCCGAGTCCGCCCCCGGTAAACCCCATCCCCGTCCCGATCCCACCACCAcccctctcctcccctccccgGAGGAATCTTTACCCCCTTCCAATCCAATTATATAAACCCCTCTCCGCCACTCCACTCTCCCAGATCTACACcctcaccccaccccaccccgtctCGCCGGCCGCCCGGCCGCCCCAACGAGTGCATCGGACGAGGTGCGTACCCAGTTTGTCTTGTCTTCGATACAACCGAAGCTCCTCCACCCCCACCCACTTTCCCTCCATTTCTGCGATCTAATCCACGTGAATATCGCCGACTGCTCCGGGCCAGGCCACGGCCATGGATCTCCTCGCGGACGCGCAGCCCCAGTGGCTCCTCGCCGGCGCGGCGCTGCTGCTCGCCACCGTCGCCTTCCTCAGGGTCCTCCTCGGCTCCGGCCGCGGCGGCAGGCGGGCGCCGCCGACGATCCCGTGCGCGCCCGTCGTGGGCGGGCTGCTGCGGTTCCTGCGGGGCCCCATCCCGCTTATCCGGGCCGAGTACGCCCGCCTCGGCCCCGTCTTCACCGTCCCCATCCTCACCCGCCGCATCACCTTCCTCATCGGCCCCGACGTCTCGGCGCACTTCTTCAAGAGCAGCGAGTCCGACATGAGCCAGCAGGAGGTCTACCGCTTCAACGTCCCCACCTTCGGCCCCGGGGTCGTCTTCGACGTCGACTACCAGGTCAGGCAGGAGCAGTTCAGGTTCTTCACCGAGGCGCTCAGGGCCAACAAGCTCCGCAGCTACGTCGACCAGATGGTTGCCGAGGCCGAGGTGACCTCTATTCCTcttctcttccttccttcctctgTTTTCTACGGAATTCTCAATCAATAATGCTGTGCTTGCTGGTAATTCTCAAGTGACATGCTTCCTCTTGGGTTTGAATGAGTGTACTATTGAATGCGCTAGCAATGGAAGATGTAGGATGTTTGGTGTGCCTAATTTGCCGATGCTCATGTTAATCAAAGTTGAATATCAGTGGGGATTTTGATGGTTCCAGTGGTCTGCTCGGTCGCCAGTATTCGTTTGAATGCAAACATGCATTTGGCGTATGACCACAGCTTAGAATAATGTCTTGGCATGCATAGGTTTGATATATCTGGATTTCTGGATCAAAGGAAATGCTtggtaatacaattatagcaaatCATGGTGAGTAAGAGAAATTAATGCTTGCGGCAAGTTCTCTAATACAATAGTATCACTGGAGTGAAGTACCATAACTTAAGCTTGTTATTTCAGTACCTAGTTGGCTAGTTGCTTGTTTTGCAAGCATTTTTGTGTCTGAAAGGTGACAATTATGCTATTTACCAGTATGATACTAGATTCACACAGCGTCAACCATTTCTTTCTCTATATAAGTAGTACTAGCATTTATCGTGGTAGTTTATTAATCTATGCTTGGTCCAATTTTGCTCCATCTTGCACAACCAACACTTGCTGTAACTTGTCTTGCTAAGTTGTATGTAAGTGTGCACTTTTGGTCAGAACCTTTTAAAAAGCTTCACTCAAACCTGCATTTAAGGACTCCCTATGAACTCGTTACTGAAACAGAACAAGGTTTATTTGGATTTAAGCATTAACATGAACAACATGATTAGTTATTATACTCCAGTAAACATACTGCAGCGTGACCCCATTATGATTTTTTTATAGAACTTATCGCCATGCTAATAATAAACAGAGAGTTCGCATAAATAACGTAGATCATCTTCTCAATCAGTTGCTCCACATTTGATTTAACATTTGCTATTCTTCTCTCCGGTAGTAACACCATGCTAGCATTTAATTAGTATGTCAAGATAAGTCATATATGCTATtcaattatttttgttgttgtataGGTTCGTTTGTTCTGGTCATTTCTTTTAGGTGATTAATATCATTTACAAACCCAACTCATCTGCAGGAGTACTTTTCTAAGTGGGGAGAAAGTGGCACTGTGGATCTGAAGTATGAATTGGAGCACCTCATAATACTGACTGCTAGCAGATGCTTGTTGGGAAGGGAGGTGCGAGAAAAGTTGTTTGATGATGTCTCTGCTCTCTTCCATGATCTTGACAATGGGATGATGCCAATCAGTGTCATCTTTCCCTACCTCCCAATCCCCGCACACCGCCGCCGTGACCAGGCACGGACACGTTTGGCGGAGATCTTCGCCACTATCATCAAGTCCCGCAAGGCCTCTGGACAGTCTGAGGAAGACATGCTGCAGTGCTTCATTGATTCCAAGTACAAGAATGGCCGCCAGACCACAGAAAGTGAGGTGACTGGGCTACTTATCGCAGCGCTATTTGCTGGACAGCACACTAGCTCCATCACCTCAACCTGGACTGGGGCCTACCTGCTTAAGTTCCAGCAGTACTTTGCAGAGGCTgtagaggagcagaaggaggtgaTGAAGAGGCATGGTGACAAGATTGATCATGACATCTTGGCAGAGATGGATGTCCTCTACCGGTGCATCAAGGAGGCGCTCCGGCTCCACCCACCGCTGATCATGTTGCTTCGCCAATCACACTCTGACTTCAGCGTGACCACGAGAGAGGGCAAAGAGTTTGATATCCCCAAGGGCCACATCGTCGCAACATCTCCCGCTTTCGCTAACAGGCTCCCCCATATCTTCAAGAACCCGGACTCGTATGACCCTGACCGGTTTGCGGCTGGGAGGGAGGAGGACAAGGTTGCGGGTGCCTTCTCGTACATCTCGTTTGGGGGTGGCAGGCACGGGTGCCTTGGTGAGCCCTTCGCATACCTGCAGATTAAGGCGATATGGACACACCTCCTGAGGAACTTTGAGTTCGAGCTGGTGTCTCCATTCCCCGAGAACGACTGGAACGCGATGGTCGTCGGCATCAAGGGCGAGGTGATGGTCAACTACAAGCGGCGGAAGCTCGTCGTCGACAACTAGAGAGCGGGTGGTCCCGTAGTTGGTGTTTGCTTCTGTATTTGTTCCATTCAAGTTTTGTTGTCCGCACGCCAGCATGTGAGTGTTGTTTGTCTCTCCTTTCATCTTTGCCGTTGTCCATTCTCATAGACGGGTTCAGACATAAAATGTGAACAGACAACCCTATGTAAGGAACACAACAACTGTGACCGAGTTCGTTCAAAATGCACTTCTTTCTTTTGCTCACTGAAATGGGTTGCTTTGTGTATTAGCTTGTCTTTCAAAAATGGAGAATGTGACATCACCTTGAGCCTGGGTATGGAGCATTGTGCCGGCACTGAGGTTGTTCAGGCTACATGGACCTGGTGGGGAGAAAGCCTGTTTGGACTTTGGAGAGAATATTGTGCCGGCATTTTTTTTTTTTGGCTTACTCTCGAAGGGTTCAGCAGCTCCGCGGCCCATCATCGCAGGGTTTCTGTTGCCATGTGAGAAGCATCTTcctaaggccttgttcggttgccGTGGTTAGATTCCACCAGTGGTTTCTAACCTCCTAGGATTGGGTGATTCCCTACTTGTCATCCAATCACCGCTAATCCTCAATCCTTCTGACCATAACATGTTCGGTTACTCTCTTTTCCGATCTATACATATGAATCATTGCCCCAGTCAATTTTAGGTCTGAACCGGAAAAGGAGAAcgaaaagaagaggagaggacAAGAAAGAGACTAGGCTTACCTGATGGGAGTACAACGAGGGGTAGGGAAGTATGCCGTCGTTGTCGCCTCCGGATGgctgcgccgccgccgtc includes:
- the LOC123448091 gene encoding obtusifoliol 14-alpha demethylase → MDLLADAQPQWLLAGAALLLATVAFLRVLLGSGRGGRRAPPTIPCAPVVGGLLRFLRGPIPLIRAEYARLGPVFTVPILTRRITFLIGPDVSAHFFKSSESDMSQQEVYRFNVPTFGPGVVFDVDYQVRQEQFRFFTEALRANKLRSYVDQMVAEAEEYFSKWGESGTVDLKYELEHLIILTASRCLLGREVREKLFDDVSALFHDLDNGMMPISVIFPYLPIPAHRRRDQARTRLAEIFATIIKSRKASGQSEEDMLQCFIDSKYKNGRQTTESEVTGLLIAALFAGQHTSSITSTWTGAYLLKFQQYFAEAVEEQKEVMKRHGDKIDHDILAEMDVLYRCIKEALRLHPPLIMLLRQSHSDFSVTTREGKEFDIPKGHIVATSPAFANRLPHIFKNPDSYDPDRFAAGREEDKVAGAFSYISFGGGRHGCLGEPFAYLQIKAIWTHLLRNFEFELVSPFPENDWNAMVVGIKGEVMVNYKRRKLVVDN